The following nucleotide sequence is from Nautilia sp. PV-1.
GAAAAAAAACAGATTGAGGAGCTAATTAAAAAAAATCAGCAGATTCTAGCAGACATTAAAAAAGCCAAACTTGACAAAATTACTCAAAGTTACGCGAAAATGCGTCCGAATAACGCGGCGCAGATTCTTTCAAACATGAAACCTAAAGACGCCCTTGAAATACTCCAGCGTCTTCAGCCGAAAGTTATGGCTAAAATCCTTGCTAAAATGGATCCTTATACGGCTGCTAAACTTACACAGATGATGCAACAAGGCGATAATAATGAAACAGGCACAAATACTACTAACCGTTAACGGTGCGAAACATTTAATAGCAAAGGCTTTAACTAAATATATTGATTTTTCAAAGCGCGTATATATAGCATACGGAACAACCAACAACTATCTTCTTTATCATTTAGGGATAAAAACTTCAAAACTTTATGCCGCGGGCTGTAACGTAAAGGGCAAATTCAACGTAACAGCCGACAGAGACAAAGCCGTAATTGTTCAAAACGGAAATCTAAAGGATATAAGTGAGTTTGATATATCTTCAAAAGATATTTTTATAAAAGGCGCAAACGCCCTTTGGTATGAAAACGGGAAAAAACACGCCGCTGTTGCGGCAGCCGATCCAAACGGCGGCACTTATGGTAATTTTTATATAAAGGCTGCCTGCAGGGGGGCGAAAATTATTATACCGGTGGGACATGAAAAACTTATACCCTGTTTTGTAGAGACGTCACAAAACGTAGATGTTTCCACAGGCAGTAAAATAGCAATGCTCAGGTTTTTTACCGGAGAGGTTTTTACGGAAATAGAAGCTTTTAAAACACTTTTTGATTTAGACGCTCAGATTATTCTTTCCGGCGGAATTGAAGACTCAAAAGGCGGTGTAGGGTTTTTGGTAAGAGGCGAGAAAATAAATGAAGCAGTAGACTTTGCAAACAAATATAACGAAACCGGAATAAACGCGCAAGGCGAATATATTTTTTGAAGGGCGTTTTGTAAAATTAATCAAACGTATTAGACCTATTATATCTTATTATTTGATATAATTTTAAAAAAAGGTTTAGTATGCTTATAAAAGAAGCCCAAGTGCCTTTTCTTGCTAGAAAAATCAGTATAGATTTATTAAACAGCGGTTATGTTACTTTTCCGAATAATATAGAAAACGCTACAAAAGAGATAGAAGAAATTATTGCAGACGATGTTGCGTGGGAAAGGGAAATAGAAGATAAAGCAAGAGAAATTTTAGCGAATCAGGAAGAAGAGAACGAGTTTCTTTTTTATGATGTGGACAGAAGAGAAGTATTTAAACTTATCAAAAGCAAAATAGCCGAAGAAGAAGGCTTTAATCTTAAAAGAGATGAAAGAGTAGACGATTTGGCTCATTTCTTGGTAAAAGAGCTTTGGGATAAAGAGTTAATAGATTATGATGTAAGAGACGGAAAAATCAAAAACGTAATTTATAAATCGGTTATGGAGTTTTTACACAGGGAAGTTGAAGCAAGAGATGCGGTTTACAAAAAAATAGAAAATTATAAAAGACCGCTTGTTCCTGGAAGTGAAGAGTTTGAACTGGTTTTTCAAAGACTGTATGAGCAGGAGCTGAGAAAAAGAGGATTAATTTAAAGGATAATGATGAAAATAAGTATTCTTTTGGCTAACGGAATGTTTTTTGAAGCGAAAGGCTTCGGCGCTGAAGGCACAAGTGTCGGTGAAATAGTGTTTAATACTTCAATGACGGGATATCAGGAAATTATTACAGATCCCAGTTACGCAGGGCAGTTTGTTGTATTTACCATGCCTGAAATAGGAAACGTCGGAGTAAACGAAGACGATATGGAAAGTAAAGGCGCATGGTTAAAAGGCGTAATTGTTAGAGAATATGTAGATACTTATTCTAATTTCAGAGGCGAAAAAAGTCTTGGAGAATTTTTACAACAACAGGGAATTTTGGGTATTTGCGAAATTGATACAAGATTTTTAACAAAAACATTAAGAAAAGAAGGTGCTATGATGATGATAGCATCGAGTGAAATTCACGATAAAGAAGAGCTTAAAAAAATACTTGATTCAACGCCAAGCATTCAGGAAATAGATTATATTAAAGAAGTTACAACCAAAGAAGAATATATACATCCAAACGGTGCATGGAACGATATAGAGTTCAAATACAATCCTAAAAACACCGATAAGAGAATTGTCGTATATGATTTCGGGGTAAAAAGAAACATATTAAACGAACTGACTGAGGCCGGAATGGAATGTTTGGTGGTCCCTGCCGATACACCTGTAGAAAAAGTAATTGAGAAATATCAAAACGGAGAAATTCAGGGTGTCTTTTTAAGCAACGGACCGGGGGATCCTCTTATTTTAAAAGATGTGCATGAAAAAATCAAAAAACTGCTTGAGGCAAAAGTTCCTATGTTTGGAATCTGTCTTGGGCATCAGCTTTTAAGCATAGCGCACGGTTATCCTACATTTAAGCTTAAATTCGGTCACCACGGCGGAAACCATCCGGTTAAAAACTTTATAGGAAAATATCCGGAAGTTGAAATTACGGCACAAAACCATAACTACAACGTACCTGAAGAGATTGAAGAGATTGCGGAAGTAACGCATAAAAACCTTTTTGACAACACAATTGAAGGCGTAAAATACAAAAACGAAAAAGTTTTTTCGGTTCAGCATCATCCGGAAGCAAGTCCAGGGCCGAGAGACGCTAAATATATCTTTAAACAGTTTTATGAAATGATTTAAAATGAAGTTTGAAATTCTGAACAAAATAATGTTTGGGATTTTTGAACTTTTTATTCTTTTTGTCGCAATTTTTGCACTCGTCACCACTTTTATGAGCAATCCTCTTGTTTCTACCGTAATATTTTTCTTTTTAATCTATTTTGCTTATTATCTCGCTATAAAGTATTTTATGGAAGAATGAATTATCCGTTTTGGATAATTCCCTGATTGATCAGATACAGCAGTAAAATACCGAATATTATTCTGTAAATTCCGAATGCGTTGAGTGTGTATTTTTGTACAAATTTCAAAAACAGTTTTACCGCAACATATGCGCTTAAGAAACTTATTACGAATCCTACGGCTAAAACAGTGAAATTCTGATCGGAAAAAGAGTGTATGTTTTTAAGAAGCTCATATCCGCTTGCTGCGAACATTGTCGGAATTGCAAGTAAAAAGCTGAAATCCGCAGCTGTTTTTCTGCTGAGTCCGCTGAGCATCCCTCCGACTATTGTGGCTCCGCTTCTGCTTGTACCCGGAATTAGTGCAAACACCTGAAATATCCCCACTATTAACGCCTGTCTAAAACTTACTTTTTCAACATCGTTAACTTTTACTTTTTCTTCACTGTAGAGTTTTTCTACGATAAAAAAAGCGATACCTCCGATTATAAACATCCATGCAACCGTAGTTATGGTAAAGAGTTCTTTAATCTGATGCCTTAACAGAAAACCTATGACAGCCAGCGGCATAAATGCCAGAAGAACTTTTTTCCAAAGATTTATTTCTTTAAAATTGATTTTTTCAAGATATATCCATACTATAGCCAGTGTGGCGCCAAGCTGTATAATTACTTCGAAAGCCACGTTTTGCATTGTCTGTTTTAGTCCTAACAGGGTAGATACGATAATCAGGTGAGCTGTTGAGGATATCGGTAAAAATTCAGTCACACCTTCTACTACTCCGAGAATAATGCTGTCTATTACTGTCATAAACGCCCTTTATTTAATTTGTAAAACGAATTATAATATGTAAAAGAAGCAAAGGCAAAAAATGTATGATATATTGATAATAGGAGGCGGAGCTACAGGCAGCGGTATAGCGCTTGATTCCGCACTGAGGGGATTTAAAACAATTTTATTTGAACAGAACGATTTTTCCGAAGGCACCAGCTCGAGAAGCACCAAACTGGCTCACGGAGGTGTCAGATATCTTGAGGCTGCGGTAAAACATTTGGATAAAAAGCAGTTTTCACTGGTTTTGGAAGGGTTAAGGGAAAGATACAGAATACTCAATAATGCTCCGCATTTGTCAAACAGGCTTTCTTTGATTACCCCGGTTTATAAGTGGCTTCAGGTGCCTTACATTTATTCGGGGCTTGTTCTTTATGATCTGCTTAGCGGAAAATTCAGAGTCGGAAGAAGCTCTCTTATTTTAAATAAACCAGAAAATCTTCCTGTTAAAAAATATAAA
It contains:
- the carA gene encoding glutamine-hydrolyzing carbamoyl-phosphate synthase small subunit, with the translated sequence MMKISILLANGMFFEAKGFGAEGTSVGEIVFNTSMTGYQEIITDPSYAGQFVVFTMPEIGNVGVNEDDMESKGAWLKGVIVREYVDTYSNFRGEKSLGEFLQQQGILGICEIDTRFLTKTLRKEGAMMMIASSEIHDKEELKKILDSTPSIQEIDYIKEVTTKEEYIHPNGAWNDIEFKYNPKNTDKRIVVYDFGVKRNILNELTEAGMECLVVPADTPVEKVIEKYQNGEIQGVFLSNGPGDPLILKDVHEKIKKLLEAKVPMFGICLGHQLLSIAHGYPTFKLKFGHHGGNHPVKNFIGKYPEVEITAQNHNYNVPEEIEEIAEVTHKNLFDNTIEGVKYKNEKVFSVQHHPEASPGPRDAKYIFKQFYEMI
- a CDS encoding MotE family protein encodes the protein MKIKFLWVLLIPIALFAVDQQKLLDCYEIFDQKRAELEAQAERLLEKQEAFEALKNTYMALVKKKEQKLKQQQEELNATLKKIEDEKKQIEELIKKNQQILADIKKAKLDKITQSYAKMRPNNAAQILSNMKPKDALEILQRLQPKVMAKILAKMDPYTAAKLTQMMQQGDNNETGTNTTNR
- a CDS encoding undecaprenyl-diphosphate phosphatase; translation: MTVIDSIILGVVEGVTEFLPISSTAHLIIVSTLLGLKQTMQNVAFEVIIQLGATLAIVWIYLEKINFKEINLWKKVLLAFMPLAVIGFLLRHQIKELFTITTVAWMFIIGGIAFFIVEKLYSEEKVKVNDVEKVSFRQALIVGIFQVFALIPGTSRSGATIVGGMLSGLSRKTAADFSFLLAIPTMFAASGYELLKNIHSFSDQNFTVLAVGFVISFLSAYVAVKLFLKFVQKYTLNAFGIYRIIFGILLLYLINQGIIQNG
- a CDS encoding DUF507 family protein; this translates as MLIKEAQVPFLARKISIDLLNSGYVTFPNNIENATKEIEEIIADDVAWEREIEDKAREILANQEEENEFLFYDVDRREVFKLIKSKIAEEEGFNLKRDERVDDLAHFLVKELWDKELIDYDVRDGKIKNVIYKSVMEFLHREVEARDAVYKKIENYKRPLVPGSEEFELVFQRLYEQELRKRGLI